The genomic segment AGGAGATCGTGCGGGACGGCGCCGCCCGCCCGGACGTACTGCTCCTGCTCGGTGACCAGGTCTACGCGGACGAGACCTCGGAGGCCACCCGCCGCTGGCTCGCCCGCCGCCGCGACCTCGCCGACCCGCCCTGGGACCAGGTCGCGGACTACGAGGAGTACACCCACCTCTATTACGAGTCCTGGCTCGACCCCGAGGTGCGCTGGCTGCTGTCCACCGTCCCCAGCTGCATGATCTTCGACGACCACGATGTGATCGATGACTGGAACACCTCGGAGGCGTGGCTCGGACAGATCCGCGGCACGCCCTGGTGGCAGGAGCGCATCCTCGGCGGCCTGATGTCGTACTGGGTCCATCAGCACCTGGGCAACCTCTCCCCCGCCGAGCTGGCCGCCGACGAGCTCTTCGCCACGGTGCGCGCCGCCGCCGACGGCACCGAGGCCGTCCGCGCCTTCGCCACCCGCGCCGACGCCGACGCCGCGTCGGTGCGCTGGAGCTACCGGCGCGACTTCGGACGGGTCCGGCTGCTGATGGTGGACTCCCGGGCCGCCCGCGTCCTGGAGGAGGACCGGCGCTCGATGCTGGACGACGGCGAATGGCAGTGGGTGCGCGAACAGGCGCTGTCCGACGGCTCGTTCGACCATCTCCTGGTCGGCACCTCGCTGCCCTGGCTGCTGCCGCACGCCGTACACGCCGCCGAGGAGTGGGACGCGGCGCTCTGCCGGGGCGTGCGCGGCCCGCGGTGGGCGGAGCGCGGCGAGAAGCTGCGGCAGGCGGCCGACCTGGAGCACTGGGCGGCGTTCCGCACCTCCTTCGACGCGCTCGCCGGCCTCTTCGCCGAGGTGGGCAGCGGGCCGCGGGCTCCCGCGACCATCTGCGTCCTGTCCGGCGATGTGCACCACGCGTACATCGCCGAGGCGCACTGGCCGCGCCCGGTGGGCAGCCGCGTCCTCCAGCTCACCTGCTCGCCGATCCACAACAGCGTCCCCGCGGCGATACGGCTGGGCTTCCGCGTCGGCTGGAGCCGGCCGGGCCGCTGGATCGGCCGCGCCCTCGCCCGGCACGGCCGGCTCCCGGCGTCCGTCATCCGCTGGACGCGCCTGGGCGGCCCCTGGTTCGGCAACCAGTTGATGACCCTGACCCTGCGCGGCCGGCTGCTCGACCTCCGGGTGGCCGGCCCCAAGGGCTCGTTCGAGCCGTCGACACACCGGCGGAGGTGAGCGGTGCGATCCGTTGTCCGCCGGCTCGCGGCCGGGCGGCGGCGCACACCGTCATCAGCCGGTTCTCCAGCCGCCCCGCACGGGGTGTCCGGGATATTCCCCACACCGTGTCTACAACATCACGTACCCCTCACAGGTACCGGCCACCCCCTCTGGCGTACGCTGTACGGCTGGGAGCGGATGTAGATCCGCCCATACGCCAACAGGCAATATGTCGGACGGGGAGGCACGGTGCTCGAGGGTCTGGGCTCCTTGTTCGACTGGCCATGGATCTATGTACTCGTCGCGCTGTCCGTACTGCTCGACGTGTTCGTGCCGATCCTGCCCAGCGGGGTGCTGGTGATCAGCGCCGCGACCGCGGGCACCACCGGTGCGGGCGGCGACATGCTCGACGTGGTCGCGCTCCTGGTGTGCGCCGCCATCGCCTCCTGCCTCGGCGACATCGCCGCCTACCGGCTGGCCTGGCGCGGCGGCGACTGGTTCGACCGCCGCATGGCACAGTCCCGCCGGCTCTCCACCGCCCAGGAACGACTGGGCGAGGTGCTGACCAGGGGCGGAGGGTCGCTCGTCGTGCTCGCGCGCTTCGCGCCGGCCGGCCGCTCCGTGGTCAGCCTCGGCGCGGGTGTGGCGCACCGCCGGCCCAAGGAGTTCCTGCCCTGGTCGGCCGTGGCCGGTGTGGCCTGGGCGACGTACAGCGTGGGCCTGGGCTATCTCGGCGGCGAGTGGCTGGGCGCGAGCTGGCTCGGGACCTTCATGTCGCTGGTCGCCCTGGTGGGCACCGGCGCGCTGGCCGCCTATGTGTTCCGCCGCGGACGCCGGACGGCGATGGCCGCGGCCCTGACCACCGTGCCGCTGGCGATCCCGCCGCAGCCCGCCGCCACCGACCGCGGAGCGGTCGTCGAAGCGCTGTAGGCCGGCCCCCCGCACCCCTGCGTGGACGAAGTAATGCTAAGGAAAAATCTCCGCGGTGCGCGGGCGGCCGGGGTCGGCCCGTAAGCACGGACGCAGGCATCAGTTCGATGCTCGGCGGGAAATAACGCGGCGGACCTGCTACACCGCCGAAGCCGTCAAAAGAGTGCGGCAACGACTTCCTTCTGGATGCATTCCGATCATTCCCGTACGCGTACGGTCAGAATCGGAACTCCGCCTCGGCCAGGACCAGTTGACCGCCGCAAAGGCCCCCCGCACCATAACTTGTCATATGCGGACACTGTCCCCATCGATCGTATGTTCCTATTCCCCGGCTCTGGCGTTTTTACGATTCATTCTCACTCGATCCAGCGATAGCCAGCGTGGAGAGTGACGAAAAAGAATGAGCCCGCATACCCCACCCCCTAATGCGAAGGACATACGCATGTCGGTTGATGCGGGCCAGGACGCCGCTCTCAGCACCCCGGGCGCCCCGGACAACAACTCGGCGCACACCAGCCTTGATACGGCTGCTGCCCGGAATCTGGCGACCACCACCAAGTCCGCACCTCAGATGGCGGGAATCTCCTCCCGCTGGCTGCTGCGCATGCTGCCCTGGGTACAGGTCACGGCCGGCACCTACCGGGTCAACCGCCGGCTGACCTACTCCGTGGGCGACGGCAAGGTGACCTTCGTCAAAACCGGGTCACACGTGCGGGTCGTCCCCGCCGAACTCGGCGAACTCGCCCTGCTGCGCTCCTTCGAGGACACCGCGGTCCTCACCGCGCTCGCCGACCGCTTCACCCAGCGCGAGTTCGCCCCCGGCGAGCTCCTGGCCGAAGCCGGCCAGCCCGTCGACACCCTCTACCTCCTCGCCCACGGCAAGGTCGAAAAGCTCAGCGAGGGCGAATTCGGCGAGCAGAATCGTCTCGGCGTCCTCGCCGACGGCGCCCACTTCGGCGAACAGGGCCTGCTCGACCCGGAAACACCCTGGGACTTCACCGCCAAAGCCGCCACCACCACCACCGTGCTGGCCCTGTCCCGGCAGGACTTCCAAACCCTCGCCGACCAGTCCCCCGCCCTGCGCGCCCACATCGAGGCCTACCGCGCCATCCCCCGCCAACGGGTCAACAAGCGCGGCGAAGCCGCCATCGAACTCGCCTCCGGCCACAAGGGCGAAGCAGACCTGCCGTCCACGTTCGTCGACTACGAAGTCGCCCCCCGCGAATACGAACTGAGCGTCGCCCAGACCGTCCTGCGCGTCCACAGCCGCGTCGCGGACCTCTACAACGAACCGATGAACCAGATCGAGCAACAGCTCAAACTCACCATCGAAGCCCTGCGCGAACGCCAGGAACACGAACTCATCAACAACCGCGAGTTCGGACTGCTGCACGCCGCCGACTACGACCAGCGCATCCAGCCGCACGCCGGCCCCCCGCTCCCCGACGACCTCGACGAACTCATCAGCCGCCGCCGCGGCACCCGCTTCCTGCTCGCCCACCCCCGCACCATCGCCGCCATCGGCCGCGAATGGACCCGCAAGGGGCTGTACCCCAGTTCCGTCGAGGTCAGCGGCAGCACCGTCCCCGCGTGGCGCGGTGTGCCGATTCTGAGCTGCAACAAGATCCCGATCAGTGAGGCCCGCACCAGCTCGATCATCGCGGTGCGTACCGGCGAGGACAACCAGGGCGTCATCGGTCTGCGCCAGACCGGTATTCCGGACGAGTACGAGCCCGGGCTGAACGTGCGGTTCATGGGGCTGAGCGAGAAGGCCATCATCAGCTACCTCGTCAGCGCCTACTACTCCGCCGCGGTGCTGGTCCCGGACGCCCTCGGTGTCCTGGAGAACGTCAACATCGCCAACTGGCGCGACTAGCACGGCAAGCGGAAGGGCGGTGGCCGGGGGTCCCTCCCCGGCCACCGCCCTTCTGTCGTGCGCCCCGCTCCGGCTCCGCTACTTCAGCGCCGGGAACAGGTCCAGGAACACATCGGGGGCGACCGCGATGCCCCGGCCGAAGGGCGCGTCGAGGTCCCAGATCAGGAACAGCAGGAACGCGATGAGCGCGCTGAACAGGCCCGCCAGCAGCAACTCCCGGCCCGAGCGGCGGATCTGCAGCGTGAAGATCAGCCCCACCGTCACCAGGGCGCCCGCGATGAGGCCGAACCACACCATCCCGGGCATCGTCGCGCCCGCGTTCTGGCCGCGCGCGGTGCGCGCCTCGTCGGCCACCGCGACCTGGTCCACCACCGGCTGGTAGGCCTGGGCGTCCAGGTCCCCCTTGGGCGCGTAGTCCGTCACGTCACGGCGCACCGCCGACAGCAGCTCCGTCCCCTTCGGGGAGAGGGTGCCGTGGTCGGCCATGTACGGCCACTCCTTGTGGACCACGTACGAGACGTACGCGTCGACGTCCGTCCGGATCCGGTCCCGGACCTCGGGCGGATACACCTGCACGCGGGTGCTGACCTCGTGCAGGGCCTGCGCCTCACGCATCACGTCGTCCTGCGCCGCCCCTTGGCCCTCCCACACTCCGGCGATCGCCAGGCCCAGGACGATCGCGTAGATCACGCCGATCATCATCGTCATGTACTCGATGACGTCGGGTGTCTCGGTGGGGTCGTCGTCCACCGGGACGCGCCGCTGTCTGAGCACCACGACGGTGATGACGACCACGCAGGCGGCGGCCATCGCGATCACCAGAGCAATCCACTGCGACATGAGGAACTCCTAGCTGACGTAACTGACAGCGGGTCTACGGGTCACCGGTCGTCGGAACGACGTCAACGGGCCCTGCGGTACACGTGCGAGCCCGGCCGGAGCACGGCCGCCGCGAGCAGTCCCGGCACCGTCGTGAGCAGCATCGTCATCATCAGCGGCTGCCGGTGGTGCTTGGGGGGCGCCGGTGCCGCCACGCGGACCGGCCAGTGCACGGGCGGGCGCGGGGGCGGGGCGTGTCGCGGCGACGGGGTCGGCGCGGGGGTGACGACGGGCTCCGGGCTGCTGCTCGGCGCCGGTTCCGGCGAGGGCTCGACACGGGGCGGCGGGGTGACCCGCGGGGGCGGGACGACCACGCGGTGCGTCGGACTCGGCGTCGGGTGCGGTGTGGGCACGGGGGTCGGTACGGGCGTGGGTGTGGGGCTGGGGGTCGGTGTGGGGGTCGGGGTCGGGGTCGGAGTCGGTTCAGGACACGACGGATGGTCGCCGTGCCAGTGCCAGTAGCAATGGCAGTGGTGGTGATGATGCCAACCCCAGTGCCACTCACCGTGGCCGTGACCGTGACCGGAGCCGTGGCCGTCCTCGTCGCCGTCCTCGTCGCCGGACCCCTGTCCGTGGCTGTACGGGGCCTGGACGCAGACCCGCACCGAGCCGGGCTCCACCTGGACCGTGACCGGCCCCGGACAGTCCTCGCCGGCGACCGCGACCGGTACCAGTAACCCCGAACCGCACAGGGCGGTCCCCGCCGCCACCACTGCTCCTCGCAGGGCGGCCCTTCCCCACCGATTTCTCACACAACAGATCTTGAGGCCGCGCGAACCGCGACTACGGCCCAGTTCGAACCTGTTCCCCCGAACGAATCAACGCAAGGTCATTAAACCTCGCACCAGTTCGAATATCAGCCGACAAGGCGCATCTCGTGCGGGGTGCCGTTGAGCCGCCGGCCGCCCTCCGCCGTGCACGTCACGATGTCCTCGATCCGTACCCCGAAACGCCCCGGCAGATAGATGCCCGGCTCGATCGAGAAGCACATCCCCGGCACGATCGGCCGCTCCTCGCCCTCCACCATGTAGGGCGGCTCGTGCGTCGTCACACCGATGCCGTGGCCGACCCGGTGGATGAAGTACTCGCCGTACCCCGCGTCCGTGATGACCTTGCGGGCCACCCGGTCGATCTCCTGGCAGGCGATGCCGGGCCGGACCGCCTCGAAGGCCGTCTGCTGCGCCTCGCGCACGATGTCGTGCACCTTCCGCTCCTCGTCCGAGGGCTCGCCGACGTGCACCGTGCGCGTGGTGTCGGAGCCGTAGCCGTCCTTCAGGCCGCCGAAGTCCAGCACCACCATGTCGCCGTCGGCGATGGTCCGCTCCCCCGCCTCGTGATGCGGGTTGGCGCCGTTCGGCCCGGAGCCCACGACGGTGAAGTCGACCTGGCTGTGCCCGTACGAGACCAGCAGATCCGCGAGGTCACCCGCCACCTCGGTCTCCCGGCGGCCCGCGAACCGCACCTTCAGGATGTCGCCGTACGCGGCGTCCGCCGCCGCTCCCGCCGCCGCCAGCCGCGCCAGTTCGTGCTCGTCCTTGACCGCCCTCAGCATCGGCAGCACATCGGTCAGCGACGCGTACGCCGTACCGGGCAGCGTCCGCTGGAAGCCCAGCAGGTGCATCGCCCACGCCGAGTCGGAGATCCCGTAGCGCCCCTCGGGCCGCAGCAGCCCGATCGCCGCGTTGTAGGGGTCCTGCCCGTCGGTCCAGTCCGTCAGCAGGACCGCCCCGGCGCCCTCCGCCGTCTCGGCGTCCGGCCGCTCCAGGACCGGCACCAGCATCTGCGGCTCCTCGCCTGCGGACAGGACGAGCATCGTCAGCCGCTCGGTGATCGCCGTGGGCTGGTACCCGCACAGATAGACCAGGTCCGGGCCGGGGGTCACGACCACGCCGGCCAGTCCCGCCGCGGCCGCCGCCTCCGCCGCCCGTGCCATCCGTGCCGCGTAGTCCTCCCGCGTGAACGGCTGGATACCCGCCATGACGCCTCCTGAGGCCGCCGGCCACCGGCGGACGCCGGACCGTACGGCTTCCAGCCTCAGGTCTCCCGACCCGGGGCGCGACCGGGGGCGGGCCCGCGGCCCCGGCCGCGCCCCCGGCCCCGGAAACGCCGGGAGCCCCCGGCCATTGCTGGCCGGGGGCTCCCGGATGGATCGAGCGGTGGGCGTGGACGGGTTCGAACCGCCGACCAGCGCCGTGTAAAGGCGCTGCTCTACCACTGAGCTACACGCCCTCGGAACGTGAAGTGACAGATTACATCGCCGAACCCCGTGCTCCCCAACCGGATACCAAGGACGGGTAAAGCATCGCCCGGCGTTCGGTCACGTGTCCGTGCAACCGGCCCGGGCCGTGTATTCGTCTTGGTCAGGTGGGAGACTGGAGCCGACAGACACCAGCGGCGGACCTGCGGGAGAGAGTCACTGTGACGACGGCACGCTCGTGGTGGCGGCGCGGCGACAATCTGCGCGCCGATGCCCAGGCCGCGAAGGACGCCGCCTCTCAGGCCTTCTACGAGCTGGACACCGCACAGCGCGACCTGGACCTGTCGATAGAGACCATCAGCGCCGTCGACAACTCGCCGGCCGCGCAGCGCGCGCTGGCCGGGTTCCGGGCGCTCGGCGAGCAGATCGACCAGGTCAGCGGGGCGTACATCGCCACCGTCGACGCCCATGACCTGGACCGGGACGAGCTGGACACGGCGACCGCCACCCGGGCCCGCAACGAGCTGACGAAGGCGAAGGACGACCTCGACCGGGCCAAGGCCGACCTGGAGCGGTTCGCCGCGAGCCTCGCACCGCTGCTGGGGAAGGCCGAGACGCAGCTGGCCCGGCTGGCGCCGGCGGTGGAGCGGGCGCGGCAGGGGCTGTTGGCGGCGAGCAACGCGCTGGACGCGGTGCGGGCCGCCGGGCTGAAGGGCGACGAGCTGGCCTCGCGGCTGGCGGCGCTCTCGCCGGAGCTGACGAAGCTGAACCAGGGGGCCGGGACGCACGGCGTGCCGGAGACGCTGGCGCGCGCGGAGGACGTGCAGCGCCGCGCGGAGGCGATCCGGGCGGAGGCGTCGCGGCTGCCGGAGCAGGCGAAGGAGATCGACAAGCGGCTGGTCAGCCTGCGCACCCGCGTCGAGGCGCTGGCCACCCGGGCCGGTGGCGTCGAGCCGGTCCTCAGCGAGCTGCGGCGGCGTTTCTCGCTGGCGTGCTGGCAGGACCTGCAGCAGGTGCCGGCGCAGGCGGAGACCGCCGTGGCGCAGGCGAGCGCCAAGCTCGCGGAGGCCGTCAAGGCCCGCGACGACCAGCGCTGGGCCGACGCGACGTCCCGGCTGAGCACGGTCCGGGCGCTGCTGGACGACGTGGACGGATCGGTCTCCGCCGCCGGTGACCGGCTGCGCCGGCTGAACGAGGTCAGCAAGGATCCGAAGGCCGAGGTCGAGAAGACCCGGTTCGCCATCCGTGACGCGCAGCGGCTGGCGATGCAGGGCCGTACGACGCCCGAGCCCCGGCATGCCCGGCCGCTGGACGACGCGGTGGCGCGGCTGGACCGGGCGCTCGCCGCGCTGGAAGGACGGCACCCGGACTACTGGGCCTTCCTGACGGAGACGGCGGCGGTGCGGGAGACCGTGAACCGGGTCGTCGCGAACATCCGTGAGGACCGGGCGCAGGGGCGCTGACGCTCGCTCTCCAGGGACCATCGGCCGGCGGGGCTATTCTTCGGGGCATGCCCCGATACGAGTTTCGCTGCCGGTCCTGCGGTACCACTTTCGAGCTGAACCGGCCGATGGCCGAGTCCTCCGACCCCGCGAGCTGCCCCGAGGGGCACGACGACACGGTGAAGCTGCTGTCGGCCGTCGCCGTGGGCGGCAGCGCGGCCGCTCCCGCGTCGGGTGGCGGCGGTGGCGGTGGGTGCTGCGGAGGCGGCTGCTGCGGCTGACGCTCCGCGTCGTCCCGCATCCCTCCGCGTCGGGACCCGGTGTTCACCCTCGCGACATGTGCCCGTTCGTCGGTCCTCATGACCGCGTGCGACGTTCCTCTCTAAAGTTGGCTAGACAACTTATGGAGGACCGTATGGACCTGACCCGTCTCCCGGCGGCCTGGCTGCGGGACAACTGCCGCTGCGCCCAGTGCCGCGATCCGCGCAACGGCCAGAAGCTCTTCCAGATCACCGATCTGCCAACGGACTTGGCGGTCGGCGA from the Streptomyces sp. RKAG293 genome contains:
- a CDS encoding alkaline phosphatase D family protein, encoding MAELRLGPLLRYVGEDSATVWIEADRPCEAVVACEGDGGGTARTWQVAGHHYALVTVTGLRPGAGTPYAVHLDGRQVWPLPGSPLPPSTIHTAAGGSAPLRVTFGSCRWAAPAHHSRDPVGPDALDSLAQEIVRDGAARPDVLLLLGDQVYADETSEATRRWLARRRDLADPPWDQVADYEEYTHLYYESWLDPEVRWLLSTVPSCMIFDDHDVIDDWNTSEAWLGQIRGTPWWQERILGGLMSYWVHQHLGNLSPAELAADELFATVRAAADGTEAVRAFATRADADAASVRWSYRRDFGRVRLLMVDSRAARVLEEDRRSMLDDGEWQWVREQALSDGSFDHLLVGTSLPWLLPHAVHAAEEWDAALCRGVRGPRWAERGEKLRQAADLEHWAAFRTSFDALAGLFAEVGSGPRAPATICVLSGDVHHAYIAEAHWPRPVGSRVLQLTCSPIHNSVPAAIRLGFRVGWSRPGRWIGRALARHGRLPASVIRWTRLGGPWFGNQLMTLTLRGRLLDLRVAGPKGSFEPSTHRRR
- a CDS encoding VTT domain-containing protein; the protein is MLEGLGSLFDWPWIYVLVALSVLLDVFVPILPSGVLVISAATAGTTGAGGDMLDVVALLVCAAIASCLGDIAAYRLAWRGGDWFDRRMAQSRRLSTAQERLGEVLTRGGGSLVVLARFAPAGRSVVSLGAGVAHRRPKEFLPWSAVAGVAWATYSVGLGYLGGEWLGASWLGTFMSLVALVGTGALAAYVFRRGRRTAMAAALTTVPLAIPPQPAATDRGAVVEAL
- a CDS encoding family 2B encapsulin nanocompartment shell protein gives rise to the protein MSVDAGQDAALSTPGAPDNNSAHTSLDTAAARNLATTTKSAPQMAGISSRWLLRMLPWVQVTAGTYRVNRRLTYSVGDGKVTFVKTGSHVRVVPAELGELALLRSFEDTAVLTALADRFTQREFAPGELLAEAGQPVDTLYLLAHGKVEKLSEGEFGEQNRLGVLADGAHFGEQGLLDPETPWDFTAKAATTTTVLALSRQDFQTLADQSPALRAHIEAYRAIPRQRVNKRGEAAIELASGHKGEADLPSTFVDYEVAPREYELSVAQTVLRVHSRVADLYNEPMNQIEQQLKLTIEALRERQEHELINNREFGLLHAADYDQRIQPHAGPPLPDDLDELISRRRGTRFLLAHPRTIAAIGREWTRKGLYPSSVEVSGSTVPAWRGVPILSCNKIPISEARTSSIIAVRTGEDNQGVIGLRQTGIPDEYEPGLNVRFMGLSEKAIISYLVSAYYSAAVLVPDALGVLENVNIANWRD
- a CDS encoding DUF4239 domain-containing protein translates to MSQWIALVIAMAAACVVVITVVVLRQRRVPVDDDPTETPDVIEYMTMMIGVIYAIVLGLAIAGVWEGQGAAQDDVMREAQALHEVSTRVQVYPPEVRDRIRTDVDAYVSYVVHKEWPYMADHGTLSPKGTELLSAVRRDVTDYAPKGDLDAQAYQPVVDQVAVADEARTARGQNAGATMPGMVWFGLIAGALVTVGLIFTLQIRRSGRELLLAGLFSALIAFLLFLIWDLDAPFGRGIAVAPDVFLDLFPALK
- a CDS encoding aminopeptidase P family protein, with product MAGIQPFTREDYAARMARAAEAAAAAGLAGVVVTPGPDLVYLCGYQPTAITERLTMLVLSAGEEPQMLVPVLERPDAETAEGAGAVLLTDWTDGQDPYNAAIGLLRPEGRYGISDSAWAMHLLGFQRTLPGTAYASLTDVLPMLRAVKDEHELARLAAAGAAADAAYGDILKVRFAGRRETEVAGDLADLLVSYGHSQVDFTVVGSGPNGANPHHEAGERTIADGDMVVLDFGGLKDGYGSDTTRTVHVGEPSDEERKVHDIVREAQQTAFEAVRPGIACQEIDRVARKVITDAGYGEYFIHRVGHGIGVTTHEPPYMVEGEERPIVPGMCFSIEPGIYLPGRFGVRIEDIVTCTAEGGRRLNGTPHEMRLVG
- a CDS encoding zinc ribbon domain-containing protein, producing MPRYEFRCRSCGTTFELNRPMAESSDPASCPEGHDDTVKLLSAVAVGGSAAAPASGGGGGGGCCGGGCCG